A single region of the Chryseobacterium sp. 6424 genome encodes:
- a CDS encoding lysophospholipid acyltransferase family protein, protein MAKKNIFTDAFGNLYFLKRIIIFVLGIVSYRRFNGFNKLKISGAENLVDLPDSNVLFVSNHQTYFADVAAMYHAFCAVNNGYLNTIKNPVYLLNPKVDFYYVAAEETMNKGLMTKIFKLAGAVTVKRTWRSEGANVNRLVDLTEVENIMKALDNGWVITFPQGTTSAFAQGRKGTAKLVKNQRPIVIPIKINGFRRAFDKKGLRVKVTGVKPTMEFKKPLDIDYDNDDAQTILNKIMVAIEQTEEFNLLHDYDQELKAQKSEDTLP, encoded by the coding sequence ATGGCGAAGAAAAATATTTTCACCGATGCGTTTGGCAACCTTTATTTCCTGAAGCGGATTATTATTTTTGTGCTCGGGATCGTATCTTACAGAAGGTTCAACGGCTTCAACAAACTGAAAATCTCCGGCGCGGAAAATCTCGTGGATCTGCCAGACTCCAACGTGCTGTTTGTCTCGAACCATCAGACTTATTTTGCTGACGTGGCGGCGATGTATCACGCGTTTTGCGCGGTGAACAATGGTTATCTGAATACCATTAAAAACCCGGTATATCTGCTGAATCCGAAGGTAGATTTTTATTATGTAGCCGCCGAGGAAACCATGAATAAGGGATTGATGACCAAAATATTCAAGTTGGCTGGTGCTGTTACGGTAAAAAGGACTTGGCGTTCTGAAGGAGCCAATGTCAACCGTCTGGTGGATCTTACAGAAGTGGAAAACATCATGAAAGCACTTGATAACGGCTGGGTGATCACCTTTCCCCAAGGCACAACTTCCGCTTTTGCACAGGGCAGGAAAGGGACTGCTAAACTGGTGAAAAATCAGCGCCCGATTGTGATTCCTATTAAAATTAACGGTTTCCGCAGGGCTTTCGATAAAAAAGGTCTGCGTGTAAAGGTAACCGGGGTGAAGCCAACCATGGAATTTAAGAAGCCACTGGATATTGATTACGATAATGACGACGCCCAAACCATCCTCAATAAAATAATGGTCGCCATAGAACAGACAGAAGAGTTCAACCTCCTGCACGATTACGACCAGGAACTTAAAGCCCAGAAATCTGAAGATACATTACCCTAG
- a CDS encoding HU family DNA-binding protein yields the protein MTKAELVSTISNKLGTEKNETQKVVEAFMQEIRTSMYNGDNVYLRGFGSFIIKTRAAKTGRNISKNTAIEIPAHNIPAFKPSKTFVEKVKTKVAVK from the coding sequence ATGACAAAGGCAGAATTGGTGAGTACCATCTCGAATAAATTGGGGACTGAAAAGAATGAAACTCAGAAGGTTGTAGAGGCATTCATGCAGGAGATCAGAACTTCAATGTATAATGGCGACAATGTTTATTTAAGAGGCTTTGGCTCATTCATCATCAAAACTAGGGCTGCAAAAACGGGAAGAAATATTTCTAAGAACACAGCAATTGAAATCCCGGCTCACAATATTCCGGCTTTTAAACCATCAAAAACTTTTGTAGAGAAAGTAAAAACCAAAGTAGCGGTAAAATAA
- a CDS encoding ribonuclease E/G, with protein MKKELIISHEDESSKIALLEDGRLFELHEQEDKSDFVVGDLFIGRVKKLAPNLNAAFVSIGYEKDAFLHYQDLGPQFLTYKKFLKDTVSKKQSSSSLKNFEIQPEINKNGLIDKVVAKDDSVILQITKEPISTKGPRISTQISLTGRFLVLIPFDKSVSISKKIGSAEERERLRTLIESIKPEGFGVIIRTVAEGKKVAELHNDMNQLVQKWETAFKNLQKNKVPSRVLSEEDKASAILRDNFNADFVSIICDDEQMVSDMRAYLEVIAPERKNIVQFYDKPIPLMEYYNVEKQLKQSFGKHVNIPGSKGAYLVIEHTEALHVVDVNSGNNITSGGTASKEHALHVNKMAATEIARQLRLRDMGGIIVVDFIDMVNPDHRRELYEHLKKEMSRDKARHKILPPSKFGLIQMTRQRTRPEKQIETKEENPNADGEILAPIVVVERMEEMLRSIIQKEKGKIFLHVHPFVEAYLTKGIMSIQTKWYMRYKKWVTIIPRDSFKYLEYKIINANKEELMSYSN; from the coding sequence ATGAAGAAAGAATTAATTATTTCACATGAAGATGAAAGCTCGAAAATAGCGCTGCTGGAAGACGGCCGCCTCTTCGAGCTACATGAGCAGGAAGATAAAAGCGATTTTGTGGTGGGCGATTTATTCATTGGGCGGGTTAAGAAGCTCGCGCCGAACCTTAATGCAGCCTTCGTAAGCATTGGCTATGAAAAAGATGCCTTTCTGCATTATCAGGATCTGGGACCGCAGTTCCTGACGTATAAGAAATTTCTGAAAGACACCGTATCGAAAAAGCAAAGCTCTTCGTCCCTCAAGAATTTTGAAATTCAGCCTGAAATAAATAAAAACGGACTGATAGACAAAGTGGTGGCCAAGGACGACAGTGTAATTCTGCAAATCACCAAAGAGCCAATTTCTACCAAAGGACCACGGATTTCCACGCAGATCTCCCTTACCGGGCGCTTCCTAGTACTCATCCCTTTCGATAAAAGCGTCTCCATATCCAAAAAAATAGGCAGCGCCGAAGAGCGCGAACGCCTGCGCACCCTTATCGAAAGCATTAAGCCTGAAGGTTTCGGGGTAATCATCCGTACGGTTGCCGAAGGTAAAAAAGTCGCGGAACTGCATAACGACATGAATCAGCTTGTGCAGAAATGGGAAACCGCCTTCAAAAATCTTCAGAAAAACAAAGTACCCAGCCGCGTCCTAAGCGAGGAAGATAAAGCCTCGGCCATCCTGCGCGATAATTTTAATGCAGATTTTGTTTCCATCATTTGTGATGATGAGCAGATGGTAAGCGATATGCGTGCTTATCTGGAAGTTATTGCCCCTGAGCGTAAAAATATTGTTCAGTTTTACGACAAGCCGATCCCTTTGATGGAATATTATAATGTTGAAAAACAACTGAAACAGAGTTTCGGTAAACACGTCAACATCCCCGGTTCCAAAGGTGCTTATCTGGTGATTGAACATACAGAGGCGCTGCATGTGGTAGATGTAAACTCGGGCAACAATATTACCTCCGGCGGTACTGCCAGTAAAGAGCACGCCCTGCATGTGAACAAGATGGCAGCGACCGAAATTGCACGCCAACTGCGTTTACGCGACATGGGAGGCATTATTGTAGTCGATTTTATTGATATGGTGAATCCGGATCACCGCCGCGAGCTGTATGAACATCTAAAAAAAGAAATGAGCCGCGACAAGGCCCGTCACAAGATTCTGCCACCAAGCAAATTCGGGCTTATACAGATGACGCGCCAGCGTACACGCCCCGAAAAGCAGATAGAAACAAAAGAAGAAAACCCCAACGCGGACGGGGAAATCCTGGCCCCGATTGTAGTGGTTGAAAGAATGGAAGAAATGCTGCGCTCCATCATTCAAAAAGAAAAAGGCAAAATCTTCCTCCACGTACATCCTTTTGTGGAAGCCTATCTAACCAAAGGAATTATGAGTATCCAAACCAAATGGTACATGCGATACAAAAAGTGGGTGACCATCATACCCCGCGACTCCTTTAAATATCTGGAGTATAAAATCATCAATGCCAACAAAGAGGAACTGATGAGTTATTCTAACTAA
- the mutY gene encoding A/G-specific adenine glycosylase: protein MTSKKQNADFLHVGEKLLAWYGLHGRDLPFRQTRDPYKIWICEIIFQQTRIEQGLQHYRNFIARFPNVQTLAAAPTDEVLLYWKGLGYYSRALNLHKAAQQILEQHKGEFPQNYDEILALKGVGKYTAAAISSICFGAHIPAVDGNFYRVLSRVFADGFDISSSSAFGYFSSLALRMMPEGKGGTFNEAMMDLGSAICRPRNPLCIDCPLNKECLAFQTGKVQDYPVKTKKQKVQDFTLSYYFVTADEKFLIRQRGEDDIWKKLYEFPNTTPEELKKYITTENKSLHKLTHRNLTIHIYKVELPETTILTELAQKENFIVSTLAEAAMKSFPKPLENYLNDLGDYF from the coding sequence TTGACAAGTAAAAAACAAAATGCTGATTTTCTTCACGTTGGTGAGAAACTCTTGGCCTGGTACGGCCTGCATGGCAGGGACCTCCCGTTTCGGCAAACCCGTGATCCTTATAAAATATGGATCTGCGAAATCATCTTCCAACAAACCCGTATTGAACAGGGTTTACAGCATTACCGCAATTTCATAGCACGCTTCCCGAATGTACAAACCCTGGCTGCCGCCCCCACTGATGAGGTATTATTATACTGGAAAGGACTTGGTTATTACTCCCGTGCGCTGAATCTTCATAAGGCAGCCCAGCAAATACTGGAACAGCATAAAGGAGAGTTCCCACAAAATTATGATGAGATCCTGGCACTTAAAGGCGTTGGCAAATACACGGCCGCTGCCATATCCAGCATTTGCTTCGGCGCGCATATCCCCGCGGTGGACGGTAATTTCTACAGGGTTTTGTCGCGTGTATTTGCTGATGGTTTTGATATTTCAAGTTCCAGTGCTTTTGGGTATTTCTCGTCATTGGCTTTAAGGATGATGCCTGAAGGTAAAGGTGGTACTTTCAATGAAGCCATGATGGATTTAGGTTCTGCCATCTGCCGCCCACGGAACCCACTTTGCATAGATTGTCCTTTAAATAAGGAATGTCTGGCTTTCCAAACCGGCAAAGTACAAGATTATCCTGTGAAAACGAAGAAACAGAAAGTGCAGGATTTTACACTCAGTTATTATTTTGTGACCGCTGACGAAAAGTTCCTCATCAGACAGCGTGGCGAAGATGACATCTGGAAGAAATTGTATGAATTCCCCAATACAACACCCGAAGAACTGAAGAAGTACATTACCACAGAAAACAAATCTCTTCATAAATTAACGCATAGAAATTTAACGATACATATATATAAAGTAGAACTTCCGGAAACCACCATACTGACGGAACTAGCGCAGAAAGAAAACTTCATTGTTTCTACCTTGGCCGAAGCTGCGATGAAGTCTTTCCCGAAACCGCTCGAAAATTATTTGAATGACCTGGGGGATTATTTTTAA
- a CDS encoding NUDIX hydrolase: MEMHGRDLIKKIQQAELEGENAHAIYSPPYRPVLSYDEILAKNPKFAAVNILLYLKDDEWYFPLIVRSTNERDRHSGQISLPGGKHEPTDRDFQDTARRETSEELGLEEHYIRIIREMSPMYIPPSNFYVRPFISYTKKNPAFVLQESEAVELIEFPVSSILDLTTEPVLKVLPSSRGVEVPVIDFNGYLIWGATSMILNEFSNVMKKL, from the coding sequence ATGGAAATGCATGGCAGAGATTTAATAAAAAAAATTCAGCAGGCAGAACTGGAGGGTGAAAACGCGCACGCCATCTATTCGCCACCCTACCGCCCAGTGCTGTCTTACGATGAAATTCTTGCTAAAAACCCCAAATTCGCTGCGGTAAACATCCTGCTTTACCTGAAAGATGACGAATGGTATTTCCCGTTAATCGTGAGAAGTACCAATGAGCGCGACCGGCACAGTGGCCAAATCTCTTTGCCCGGCGGCAAGCACGAGCCAACCGACCGGGATTTTCAGGATACCGCCCGCCGCGAAACTTCGGAAGAATTAGGCCTTGAAGAGCATTACATCCGTATCATTCGCGAAATGTCGCCCATGTACATACCGCCAAGCAACTTTTATGTACGTCCGTTTATTTCATATACCAAAAAGAATCCGGCATTTGTGCTGCAGGAATCCGAGGCTGTGGAACTGATAGAATTTCCGGTCTCATCAATCCTGGATCTTACGACCGAGCCTGTGCTGAAAGTGCTGCCAAGCTCGCGGGGTGTGGAGGTTCCGGTGATTGATTTCAATGGTTATCTGATCTGGGGAGCCACTTCGATGATCCTGAATGAGTTCAGTAATGTGATGAAAAAATTGTAA